One stretch of Chryseobacterium sp. LJ668 DNA includes these proteins:
- a CDS encoding MFS transporter translates to MSKTTQPTNYPALYTLILVFFFWGFIAAGNSIFIPFCKNYFSLDQFQSQLIDFAFYTAYFLGALFLFIASTIKGIDIIGKWGYKKSIVYGLLLSAVGAAIMIIAVKSNVYYGMLIGLFVVALGFSIQQTAANPFAVLLGDPKTGTSRQNLAGGVNSFGTSIGPIIVGLALFGTTATVDNDQIKHLPLDKVILLYTAVGALFLIAAGIFYFSKKLPAGISTEPMEKAGKARKNLIAMTALVIICFIPVFASYNSDAAKKIEVISNEITALDNSKKAETNVANIETIQKNIDTKKVELQEVKHPLEKQRMYYLGGALLAVVLCLVYANTSSKKNPEGWGAMKYPQLVLGMLAILAYVGVEVAIGSNLGELLSLPEFGGHQSSDLAPYISMYWGSLMIGRWTGAISVFNLNKQQQMIATIIVPFVAFFVIIGINMIAQKDMSHLYYYAICIVIQVILFLVSKNKPALTLIIFGLFGVTAMVIGLLTTGNIAIYAFLSGGLACSIMWPSIFTLAITGLGKYTAQGSAFLVMMILGGGIIPPLQGKLSDIIGIHSSYIIPVLCFAYITVFAYMARKALSKQGINVDVLESDGAH, encoded by the coding sequence GCAGGGAACAGTATCTTCATTCCATTCTGTAAAAACTACTTTTCACTAGACCAGTTTCAGTCACAGCTGATCGATTTCGCATTTTACACCGCCTATTTTCTTGGTGCATTATTCCTTTTTATTGCCAGTACAATAAAGGGTATCGACATCATTGGAAAATGGGGCTATAAAAAAAGTATTGTGTATGGGCTCCTACTTTCCGCTGTAGGTGCTGCAATCATGATTATCGCTGTAAAGAGTAATGTATATTACGGGATGCTCATCGGCTTATTTGTAGTAGCATTAGGTTTTTCTATCCAGCAGACTGCAGCAAACCCATTTGCTGTACTTTTGGGTGATCCAAAAACAGGAACCAGCCGACAAAATCTTGCAGGAGGTGTAAATTCTTTTGGTACTTCAATCGGTCCTATCATCGTGGGTCTTGCTCTTTTCGGAACGACGGCTACCGTTGATAACGATCAGATCAAACATTTACCTTTAGACAAAGTAATTTTATTGTATACCGCAGTTGGAGCATTATTTTTAATCGCCGCCGGAATCTTTTATTTTTCTAAAAAACTACCTGCAGGAATTTCTACAGAACCAATGGAAAAGGCAGGAAAAGCAAGAAAAAATCTGATTGCAATGACTGCTTTAGTAATTATCTGTTTCATTCCTGTATTTGCAAGTTATAACTCTGATGCTGCTAAAAAAATTGAAGTTATCAGTAATGAAATAACAGCTTTAGACAACAGCAAAAAAGCTGAAACTAATGTTGCAAATATTGAAACGATTCAAAAAAATATTGACACTAAAAAGGTAGAATTACAGGAAGTAAAACATCCATTAGAAAAGCAAAGAATGTACTATTTAGGTGGCGCATTGTTAGCTGTAGTTCTATGTCTTGTTTATGCAAATACAAGTTCTAAGAAAAACCCTGAAGGATGGGGCGCTATGAAATATCCTCAACTTGTTTTAGGAATGCTTGCAATCCTTGCTTATGTAGGAGTTGAAGTTGCCATCGGAAGTAATTTGGGCGAACTTTTAAGTTTACCGGAATTTGGTGGTCATCAATCATCTGATTTAGCTCCTTATATTTCTATGTATTGGGGAAGTTTAATGATTGGTAGATGGACAGGAGCAATCAGCGTTTTCAATTTGAATAAACAACAGCAGATGATTGCAACGATTATCGTTCCTTTTGTGGCATTTTTTGTTATCATTGGAATTAATATGATTGCGCAAAAGGATATGTCGCATTTATATTATTATGCAATTTGTATTGTAATTCAGGTGATCTTATTCTTAGTAAGTAAAAATAAGCCGGCTTTAACTCTGATTATTTTCGGATTATTCGGAGTAACCGCAATGGTTATTGGTTTGCTTACAACAGGTAACATTGCTATTTATGCATTCCTTTCCGGAGGTTTGGCTTGTAGTATTATGTGGCCATCTATTTTTACTTTAGCTATTACAGGATTAGGAAAATATACAGCTCAAGGTTCCGCATTTTTAGTAATGATGATTTTGGGAGGGGGTATTATTCCACCATTACAAGGGAAGCTTTCTGATATTATTGGTATTCACAGTTCATATATCATTCCGGTATTATGTTTTGCTTATATCACTGTTTTTGCTTACATGGCAAGAAAAGCTTTAAGTAAGCAGGGAATTAATGTTGACGTTTTAGAGTCTGATGGTGCGCATTAA
- a CDS encoding DUF3810 domain-containing protein has translation MVSLFEDFFEIQKKTHQLVFSWIPISIGDVLYVLSGICIIYLIILCCRKKNRKAAIIKALVLINIFYFTYQIFWGMLYFQTPIILKLPIAEITLEKRKNLALKYLEKCKQTRSLVKEDDQGVFKVNDLKSIQSEILRQQTQIPSFITDKKSADINSFKPSLFKNVMSFTGILGYYNPFTSEAHYNADLPSSYLPFTLAHESSHQLGFAREQEANFIGYLIGINSSNSELKYSTEYFTLKSLLNSIVYEDKKFVDDLLKNYSTAMKRDRMYERKFVTEHQGWLNDFFGFTNNLFLKSNQQEGSVTYSYFVDLLMHYEK, from the coding sequence ATGGTTTCCTTGTTTGAAGACTTCTTTGAAATTCAAAAGAAAACCCATCAGCTTGTATTCTCATGGATTCCTATTTCAATTGGAGATGTATTGTATGTATTATCCGGTATTTGTATTATATATCTGATCATTTTGTGCTGTCGTAAAAAAAACAGAAAAGCTGCAATCATTAAAGCTTTAGTTCTTATCAATATCTTTTACTTCACTTATCAGATTTTTTGGGGAATGCTCTATTTTCAGACACCGATTATTCTCAAACTTCCGATAGCAGAAATTACATTAGAAAAAAGAAAAAATTTAGCTTTAAAATATTTAGAAAAGTGCAAACAGACAAGATCTTTGGTAAAAGAAGATGATCAGGGTGTTTTTAAGGTTAATGATCTGAAAAGTATACAGTCAGAAATTCTCAGGCAGCAAACTCAAATTCCTTCTTTTATTACAGATAAAAAAAGTGCTGATATCAACAGTTTTAAGCCAAGCTTATTTAAAAATGTGATGAGTTTTACAGGTATTTTAGGATATTATAATCCTTTTACTTCAGAAGCTCACTATAATGCAGATTTACCTTCTTCTTACCTGCCGTTTACGCTGGCTCACGAAAGCTCTCATCAGCTTGGATTTGCCCGTGAGCAGGAAGCAAACTTTATTGGATATTTAATAGGTATCAATTCATCAAATTCTGAACTTAAATACAGTACAGAATATTTTACATTAAAAAGTCTATTAAACTCTATTGTTTATGAAGATAAAAAGTTTGTCGATGATTTGCTTAAAAATTATTCTACAGCCATGAAGCGAGACCGAATGTATGAAAGAAAGTTTGTAACTGAACATCAAGGATGGTTAAACGATTTTTTTGGTTTCACCAACAATCTCTTTCTTAAAAGTAATCAACAGGAAGGATCTGTGACTTACTCCTATTTCGTCGATCTGCTTATGCATTACGAAAAGTAA